A single window of Oreochromis aureus strain Israel breed Guangdong linkage group 7, ZZ_aureus, whole genome shotgun sequence DNA harbors:
- the LOC120440887 gene encoding uncharacterized protein LOC120440887 translates to MENNEKFTVEVPEYYKDKKSIDGGWWGLGFYEGAVCCTVCEENCHHPGCTVAWSAGSCEVMKNDRCTSCTRKCPVSAHVKKKWIYVTKKRYVKKTNEDMKNKYEMNKTKGQNKQSLFESLEEEMNKLTAEKSQLLDESYQHLVRLEQIALKTDSASTLDHLDFLIEKIKEEEGEGDSEKVIKLGEMKKRVAEANKSGPNIFDKLTAYGKQRKVQS, encoded by the coding sequence ATGGAGAATAATGAAAAGTTTACTGTAGAAGTTCCAGAGTactacaaagacaaaaaatcCATTGATGGTGGGTGGTGGGGCTTAGGTTTTTATGAAGGAGCTGTCTGCTGTACAGTCTGTGAGGAGAACTGTCACCATCCTGGATGCACAGTGGCCTGGTCTGCTGGAAGCTGTGAGGTCATGAAAAATGACCGCTGCACATCATGTACCAGGAAGTGTCCAGTATCAGctcatgtgaaaaaaaagtgGATCTATGTGACCAAGAAAAGGTACGTTAAGAAGACCaatgaagacatgaaaaacaaatatgaaatgaataaaactaaagGTCAGAACAAGCAAAGCCTTTTTGAAAGTCTTGAAGAGGAAATGAACAAACTGACAGCAGAGAAGTCACAGTTACTGGATGAGTCCTACCAGCATCTTGTCAGACTGGAGCAGATCGCTCTGAAAACTGATTCAGCGTCCACTCTTGACCACTTGGACTTCCTGATTGAGAAGattaaggaggaggagggtgaagGAGACTCAGAGAAAGTCATTAAACTGGGGGAGATGAAGAAGAGAGTGGCTGAAGCAAACAAATCAGGGCCAAACATTTTTGACAAACTAACAGCATATGGGAAACAGAGAAAAGTCCAGTCCTGA
- the LOC120441074 gene encoding uncharacterized protein LOC120441074 has protein sequence HLPKYKDIISKSVQIRSGPPAVYQLRPKETKIGSLTRKTVGEKNMNKANKNILLVGETGAGKSTLINSMVNYTMGVKCDDKVWFQIVEDEKRSQAESQTSDVIVYEIFGFEDETLPYSLTIIDTPGYGDTRGTEKDDIVIKRLFELFRAEDGVHEVHAVGLVMKAALNRVSDRQKYIFDSVMSLFGKDVEKNIVALITHSDGMPAKNVLEALQAANIKCAINEKNQPAHFLFNNCLNTAITEENEFGLDTAWRVTERE, from the coding sequence CATCTCCCCAAATACAAAGACATCATCTCCAAAAGTGTTCAGATCCGTTCAGGACCTCCTGCTGTCTACCAGCTGAGACCAAAGGAAACTAAGATCGGTTCTCTGACTAGAAAGACTGTCggtgaaaaaaacatgaacaaggcaaataaaaacatcttACTTGTGGGTGAAACAGGAGCAGGAAAATCTACTCTGATCAACTCTATGGTCAACTACACCATGGGAGTGAAGTGTGACGATAAAGTCTGGTTTCAGATCGTAGAGGATGAGAAGAGAAGTCAGGCAGAAAGTCAGACATCAGATGTGATCGTGtacgagatctttggttttgaagATGAAACTCTGCCCTACTCTCTGACCATCATCGATACTCCTGGATATGGAGACACCAGAGGgactgaaaaagatgacatCGTCATTAAAAGGTTGTTTGAATTATTTCGAGCAGAGGATGGAGTTCATGAAGTTCATGCAGTGGGTCTGGTGATGAAGGCAGCTTTGAATCGAGTGAGTGACCGTCAGAAGTACATCTTTGATTCAGTGATGTCTCTCTTTGGAAAAGATGTGGAGAAAAACATCGTagctctgatcacacactcagATGGAATGCCAGCTAAAAATGTTCTTGAGGCTCTTCAAGCAGCAAACATTAAATGTGCCATAAATGAGAAGAACCAGCctgctcacttcctgtttaataACTGCCTGAACACAGCAATAACAGAGGAAAATGAGTTTGGTTTGGACACAGCATGGAGGGTGACAGAGAGGGAATGA